Proteins co-encoded in one Pseudarthrobacter chlorophenolicus A6 genomic window:
- the flgN gene encoding flagellar export chaperone FlgN, producing MAIHELSALLWRERELLDLLTFKLEEEQLLLTAGKSRWLPHGTKEVEQVLERLSKAGLARAVEVAAVAEQWGLPAESSLSELAAAAPDAAWAGILSTHLTAMQRQTAAIQELRDSNEQFLRAAVRSTQETAADLRPSAATYDSQGRTGDASPSRLFDQKI from the coding sequence ATGGCCATCCACGAACTTTCGGCCCTGCTGTGGCGCGAACGCGAGCTCCTGGATCTCTTGACGTTCAAGCTCGAAGAAGAGCAACTGCTGCTCACCGCCGGCAAGTCCCGGTGGCTCCCGCACGGCACCAAGGAAGTGGAACAAGTCCTCGAACGGCTGTCCAAAGCCGGATTGGCACGGGCGGTCGAGGTGGCTGCGGTGGCCGAACAGTGGGGCCTGCCCGCCGAATCGTCACTGAGCGAACTCGCGGCGGCCGCCCCTGACGCAGCGTGGGCCGGCATCCTCTCCACGCACCTGACCGCGATGCAGCGCCAAACAGCCGCCATCCAGGAACTCCGCGATTCCAACGAACAGTTCCTGCGAGCGGCCGTCCGCTCCACGCAGGAAACGGCAGCGGACCTGCGGCCCTCCGCAGCAACCTACGACTCCCAGGGCCGGACCGGCGACGCATCGCCGTCCAGGCTTTTCGACCAGAAGATCTGA
- the fliD gene encoding flagellar filament capping protein FliD, translated as MGLAIDGLSSGLDTTTLINSLMTLEAAPQNLIKTRAAAVQNRISALQGLNSAVADLATKAAKLAEPKGLELYTATSSSPKVTIAVGAGAKPGTVDFTVSQLAQMQVSVTKNLSAWPDTTLTITGQDGKATSVTPSSTSLDDVVSAVNASGAGVTASKISVGGGEYRLQFASAKTGAAGGFTVSGLGGPADLTTVQTAQDAQIKLWTGTSAEATLSSPTNTFADLLQGVSATVSEVSATPTRVTVVRDNAQISRAATDLVSTANGVLAQISTKTAVVTSTDAAGNPITSAGIFTGDSAIRTVSTAVLAAASAPIGGRSPSEFGISVTKTGTVEFDATKFSEALAKDPAGTMAAVSTIAGRVASAAKQASDPVNGLISTKIKGQQSTAKDYAAQIESWDDRLQTRRETLQRTYSALEVALSGMKAQSAWLSSQLAGLSTSSGSTSS; from the coding sequence ATGGGCCTGGCCATCGATGGCTTGTCCAGCGGGTTGGACACCACCACCCTCATCAACTCGCTGATGACGCTGGAAGCCGCGCCGCAGAACCTCATCAAGACCCGTGCGGCAGCGGTGCAAAACCGGATCTCCGCCCTGCAGGGGCTGAACTCCGCCGTCGCGGACCTGGCAACCAAAGCCGCGAAGCTTGCCGAACCCAAGGGCCTGGAACTGTACACGGCCACCAGCAGCTCGCCGAAAGTCACCATTGCCGTCGGCGCCGGAGCCAAACCCGGCACTGTGGACTTCACCGTCTCGCAACTGGCCCAGATGCAGGTCTCCGTCACGAAAAATCTCTCCGCCTGGCCCGACACGACGCTGACCATCACAGGGCAGGACGGCAAGGCCACCTCGGTGACACCGTCCTCCACTTCCCTGGACGACGTGGTTTCCGCCGTCAACGCGTCCGGCGCCGGGGTCACCGCTTCGAAGATATCGGTGGGCGGCGGCGAATACAGGCTGCAATTCGCCTCGGCAAAAACTGGCGCAGCAGGCGGGTTCACCGTCTCGGGGCTGGGCGGCCCTGCGGATCTCACAACGGTCCAAACCGCGCAGGACGCGCAGATCAAACTGTGGACAGGCACCAGCGCCGAGGCGACACTCAGCTCACCAACTAACACCTTTGCAGACCTGCTGCAAGGAGTGTCGGCCACTGTTTCGGAGGTCTCTGCCACTCCCACCCGGGTGACGGTGGTCCGAGACAACGCCCAGATCAGCAGGGCAGCAACGGATCTGGTCAGCACCGCCAACGGCGTCTTGGCCCAAATCTCCACCAAAACCGCCGTGGTCACCAGCACCGACGCCGCGGGAAACCCCATCACCTCAGCCGGCATCTTCACCGGAGACAGTGCCATCCGGACGGTCAGTACCGCCGTACTGGCCGCCGCCTCGGCACCCATCGGTGGGCGCTCGCCGTCGGAATTCGGCATCAGCGTGACCAAAACGGGGACCGTTGAGTTCGACGCCACCAAGTTCAGCGAGGCCTTGGCGAAGGACCCGGCGGGGACCATGGCCGCCGTGTCCACGATTGCCGGCCGCGTTGCCAGTGCAGCCAAGCAGGCCTCGGACCCCGTCAACGGCCTGATCAGCACCAAGATCAAAGGCCAGCAAAGCACCGCGAAGGACTACGCCGCGCAGATCGAAAGCTGGGATGACCGGCTGCAAACCCGCCGGGAGACCCTCCAACGTACTTACTCCGCCCTCGAAGTGGCGCTCAGCGGCATGAAGGCCCAATCGGCTTGGCTGTCCTCGCAACTCGCCGGCCTCTCCACCTCATCAGGAAGCACCTCATCATGA
- a CDS encoding flagellin N-terminal helical domain-containing protein — protein sequence MGMQINTNLAANNAYRSLSNTQNDLSKSLEKLSSGLRINRAGDDAAGLAISESLKSQIGGLNVASRNAQDGIGLVQTAEGGLSQAHSILQRLRDLGVQAANDTNNTDSRAAIKTEATSLVEELGRIAGSTDFNGTKLLNGDNASLKIQVGANGDAASQIGVDLSGANVKAIANTLNLGALASGGSKFDIADATALAGAATFSSTKDGVVTTVTTADLGAAGSFTSVEGYADALRKDADFSSKFTVSVEKDANGAGTGIVVQAKDGGDLLDADNATAGTGLAAGAATASVATGLDFSNASKAQASITLIDTQIKNVSTARADLGATQNRLESAVQTINVAKENLTASNSRIRDTDMAEEMVKFTRNNILSQAGTAMLAQANQSSQGVLQLLR from the coding sequence ATGGGAATGCAGATCAACACCAACCTGGCTGCGAACAACGCTTACCGCAGCCTCAGCAACACCCAGAACGACCTGTCCAAGTCACTGGAGAAGCTCTCCAGCGGCCTGCGCATCAACCGCGCCGGTGACGACGCGGCCGGCCTGGCAATCTCGGAAAGCCTGAAATCCCAGATCGGCGGCCTGAACGTTGCTTCCCGCAACGCCCAGGACGGCATCGGGCTGGTGCAGACAGCGGAAGGCGGCCTCAGCCAGGCACATTCCATCCTGCAGCGCCTGCGCGACCTGGGCGTCCAGGCCGCGAACGACACGAACAACACTGACTCGCGGGCAGCCATCAAGACCGAAGCCACCAGCCTGGTCGAGGAACTGGGCCGCATCGCCGGCTCCACTGACTTCAACGGCACCAAGCTGCTGAACGGTGACAACGCTTCCCTGAAGATCCAGGTTGGTGCCAACGGTGATGCTGCCAGCCAGATCGGCGTGGACCTTTCCGGTGCCAACGTCAAGGCGATTGCCAACACGCTGAACCTCGGTGCGCTGGCCAGTGGCGGCAGCAAGTTCGACATCGCCGACGCCACAGCGCTTGCCGGCGCAGCGACCTTCAGCTCCACCAAGGATGGCGTGGTGACCACGGTTACCACCGCAGACCTCGGTGCAGCCGGTTCCTTCACCAGTGTCGAAGGCTACGCCGACGCACTGCGCAAGGATGCCGACTTCTCCTCGAAGTTCACGGTGTCAGTGGAGAAGGATGCCAATGGCGCGGGCACGGGAATCGTGGTCCAAGCCAAAGACGGCGGCGACCTGCTGGACGCTGACAACGCAACCGCGGGTACGGGCCTCGCTGCCGGTGCCGCGACCGCGTCGGTGGCAACCGGACTGGACTTCTCCAACGCGTCCAAGGCCCAGGCATCAATCACCCTGATCGACACCCAGATCAAGAACGTCTCCACTGCCCGTGCAGACCTGGGCGCAACCCAGAACCGCCTGGAATCCGCTGTGCAGACCATCAACGTGGCCAAGGAAAACCTGACCGCATCCAACAGCCGGATCCGCGACACGGACATGGCCGAGGAAATGGTCAAGTTCACCCGCAACAACATCCTGTCCCAGGCCGGAACCGCAATGCTCGCGCAGGCCAACCAGTCCAGCCAGGGTGTCCTGCAGCTGCTGCGCTAG
- a CDS encoding flagellar export chaperone FliS has product MTPTFSQLGNTAQRNQYLTDSVLSAPPARLLTMLYDRLLLDLTRAEADQNAANWSMASVHLLHAQAILTELSSSLKVDAWDGASGLLGIYNYASTALINANIQRDAGLTREAIDLLEPLRQTWHEAAASISAATPAAPAAPAAPASVAAFPASARGTWDAPFPSGGGTLGVA; this is encoded by the coding sequence ATGACCCCCACCTTCAGCCAGCTCGGAAACACCGCGCAGCGAAACCAGTACCTGACCGACTCGGTGCTTTCAGCGCCGCCGGCACGGCTGCTGACCATGCTCTACGACCGGCTCCTTCTGGACCTGACCCGCGCGGAAGCCGACCAGAACGCCGCCAACTGGTCCATGGCCTCCGTGCATCTCCTCCACGCGCAAGCCATCCTCACCGAGCTGTCCTCCTCCCTCAAGGTCGATGCCTGGGACGGCGCCAGCGGCCTGCTTGGCATCTACAACTACGCCTCCACAGCGCTGATCAACGCCAACATCCAGCGAGACGCCGGCCTCACCCGCGAAGCGATCGACCTGCTGGAACCGCTGCGGCAGACCTGGCACGAGGCCGCGGCCTCGATCTCGGCTGCGACGCCGGCAGCACCGGCCGCCCCGGCCGCGCCGGCTAGCGTGGCCGCCTTCCCCGCCTCGGCGCGAGGCACCTGGGACGCTCCCTTCCCGTCCGGCGGCGGGACCCTGGGCGTTGCCTGA
- a CDS encoding flagellar basal body rod protein FlgB, protein MLESVTSAALASALDGLALRQRTIANNIANINTPNYKAKRVSFEDELAASVRRGNGHTSASVEASLEPTQLNGNNVNLDTETLSNIDTVLRYQFAARAVNGQFTSLRAAMRTN, encoded by the coding sequence GTGCTCGAATCCGTGACTTCCGCTGCGCTTGCCAGTGCACTGGATGGCTTGGCGCTGCGTCAGCGCACTATCGCCAACAACATCGCGAACATCAACACGCCCAACTACAAGGCAAAGCGGGTGTCCTTCGAGGACGAACTCGCGGCTTCCGTGCGCCGCGGTAACGGGCACACTTCAGCATCCGTTGAAGCGTCCTTGGAGCCGACGCAACTCAACGGCAACAACGTGAACCTGGACACCGAGACGCTGTCCAACATCGATACCGTACTGCGCTACCAATTCGCGGCCCGGGCGGTCAACGGCCAGTTCACGTCCCTCCGCGCGGCGATGCGGACCAACTGA
- the flgK gene encoding flagellar hook-associated protein FlgK, translated as MSTFGGLNTAFLGLTAARQGINLAGQNIANAGTEGYTRQRIEQSPIGAPSASGLTAPGVRPGQGVSVDGISRLGNSFLDAGVRSTAAQAGFTSIRSTELQRIEETLQEPGENGITTALQDFWGAWQGVSNHPGESAPAAVLLQAATTLAGKVSAGYRAIDAQWTQVRSEAAANTATVNDAAAQVAGYNATIRSVLAGGGSANELIDARNSAIETIAALAGGTVRENADGTADVLIGGNALVSGSSYRTLSLGGQTTITGAGTAVQVEWSDRPGNPAGLDGGRIAGAVSLLSPAAGGAGGAIAEAAASYDSFASELAAKVNAVHRTGQSTTGAANLDFFASAPGGSPAMSLRVVPRDAAGIATGAAVAGTLDGSVADSLAQLGTSATSPDKAWAAVVTGIGVLSRSAQQHEQLSAAASVSARGHRDSGASVSLDEENISLLTNQHAYQAAARVMTAVDEALDVLINRTGLVGR; from the coding sequence GTGAGCACTTTCGGCGGACTCAATACGGCCTTTCTGGGCCTCACCGCGGCCCGGCAGGGCATCAACCTCGCAGGCCAGAACATCGCTAATGCCGGCACCGAGGGATACACCAGGCAGCGGATCGAGCAGTCGCCCATCGGCGCCCCGTCCGCCAGCGGGCTGACGGCCCCGGGGGTCCGCCCGGGGCAGGGCGTCTCAGTGGACGGCATTTCCCGGCTTGGCAACAGCTTCCTGGACGCCGGAGTGAGGTCCACCGCAGCCCAGGCCGGCTTTACCTCCATCCGCTCCACAGAACTCCAACGGATCGAAGAGACGCTCCAGGAGCCCGGCGAAAACGGCATTACGACGGCGCTTCAGGACTTCTGGGGCGCCTGGCAGGGAGTCTCCAACCACCCGGGCGAATCCGCACCGGCAGCCGTGCTGCTGCAAGCCGCCACCACCCTGGCAGGCAAAGTTTCGGCCGGATACAGGGCGATCGATGCACAGTGGACGCAGGTCCGGTCCGAAGCCGCCGCCAACACCGCCACGGTCAACGACGCCGCGGCCCAGGTGGCCGGTTACAACGCAACGATTCGGTCGGTGCTGGCCGGCGGCGGCTCCGCCAATGAATTGATCGATGCCCGCAACAGCGCCATCGAAACCATCGCCGCCCTTGCCGGCGGAACTGTTCGGGAGAACGCGGACGGCACCGCGGACGTTCTGATTGGCGGCAACGCGTTGGTCTCCGGATCGTCGTACCGGACCCTCTCACTCGGCGGGCAGACAACTATTACGGGAGCAGGCACGGCTGTCCAGGTCGAGTGGAGTGACCGGCCGGGGAACCCGGCGGGTCTCGACGGCGGGCGGATCGCCGGTGCGGTGTCCCTCCTCTCCCCCGCAGCTGGCGGCGCCGGCGGGGCTATCGCTGAGGCTGCCGCCTCCTACGATTCGTTCGCCTCTGAGCTGGCGGCCAAGGTCAACGCCGTGCACCGCACGGGCCAGTCGACCACCGGCGCAGCAAACCTCGACTTTTTCGCGTCCGCCCCCGGGGGTTCCCCGGCAATGTCGCTGCGCGTCGTCCCCCGCGACGCCGCCGGGATCGCCACCGGAGCCGCTGTCGCCGGCACCCTGGACGGCAGCGTTGCCGACTCCCTGGCCCAGCTGGGCACCTCCGCGACGTCCCCGGACAAGGCGTGGGCCGCCGTCGTCACCGGCATCGGTGTCCTTTCGCGCTCAGCCCAGCAGCACGAGCAGCTGTCCGCGGCCGCCAGCGTTTCAGCCCGGGGGCACCGCGATTCGGGCGCTTCCGTCAGCCTGGACGAGGAGAACATCAGCCTCCTCACCAACCAGCACGCCTACCAGGCCGCCGCGCGGGTCATGACCGCCGTCGATGAAGCTCTGGACGTCCTGATCAACCGCACCGGACTGGTGGGAAGGTAA